A stretch of DNA from Endozoicomonas sp. 8E:
TCCTGTTCAGTGCTTTTTCCCAAACAGGAGGCAAACCCGAATCCGGGCCCAGACTGTCCAGCATGGTTTCGAGGTATCCAGACACAACCGTCAGTGGTGTTCTCAGTTCATGAGATACATTGGCAACAAAATCTTTTCTCATGACTTCCAGCTGATTCAAACGCGTGACATCTCTGACGGTCATGAGACGATTGCCTTTGCCATAAACCGTTACATTAAATTGCAGTTGATGGTCCGGGTTGATTGGAGAGGGGATCTCAAGGGCTTTTTGATAACCACCCTGCTCAAAGTAGTCAGCAAACCTTGGATCACGTAGCAGGTTGGTAATCAACTGCCCCTGATCGTCAGGCGTCTTAAACCCCATCAACATTCCAGCGGCAGGATTCCACCATTCCAGGTTGCTCTGATTATCTATCATCACAACACCGTCGTTCAGCGCAGCGGTTGATTCCTGAACGCGTTCAATCACTCCGGCCAGCTTTTGCCGGGAACGACTGTGTTGTTTCTGCAATCGATAGATGCCATCAAAAATTTCACCCCAGAACCCTTTGCTCTCCGGGGGCTCTTTGCTTCTGGCCCTGGGGTCATTCAGCCAGTCCAGCAGCTTGAAGAGTTGACGGAAGCTCCAGACAAAATAACCTCCCATAACCACACAGAGCCCTAAAAAAGGCTCTCCAAACAACCAGCCCAGGGAAAACCCGACAATCAGGTAAGCGATCAGGCGGCTCAGCAAATGAGTTTTTGAAATTGTTGTCATATTACTCCCGGCCAGATGACTGCTGAGCGCTGAGCATAAAAGTTTTACACCCTCGTTGAGAAACGATATCCAGTACCACGAACCGTTTGCACAAAGGCTTCATAGTTATCACCTAAGGCTTTACGCAAGCGTCGAATGTGTACATCAACGGTTCGCTCTTCCACATAAACGTTGCCACCCCAGACCTGATCCAGCAACTGCCCACGGGTATAGGCGCGCTCCTGGTGCGTCAGGAAAAACTGCAGCAAACGGTACTCGGTAGGTCCTATTTCAGCAGGTGAGCCATCGATGGAGACTCTGTGACTGACAGGGTCCAGTTCCAACCCGTTGATGACAATGGGCGACTGGTTATCAAAGCCACCTGTACGACGAAGAACCGCTTTTAAACGGGCAGCCAGCTCACGGGGAGAAAAAGGCTTGGTGATATAGTCATCGGCACCGGTTTCAAGCCCCTGGATTTTGTGGTCTTCTTCACCTTTGGCCGTCAACATAACGATGGGTATTTCAGACGTCAGCTCACTGCGCTTCAGACGGCGGGCCAGCTCAATTCCGGAGACATCTGGTAACATCCAGTCCAGCAAGATCAGATCGGGTTTGTTATCCACAATCAGAGAGTGCGCTTCCTTGGCATCTGCTGCCTCAAGACAGTCATAACCTGCCATTTCCAGAGCAACGGTCACCATTTCGCGAATCGGTGCTTCGTCATCTACGATCAGAATGGTCTTTCCTGGCATTAATCTCTACCTGTTATCTTATCTGTCGATTCGATTTCGGCGGTGACGTTCTGGCGTCTATCAGCTACAGCTCATTGGGGCTTACCGGGAGGGTAATATTTCGGGCAACACCCTTCCGATCGCTCAGGGCTGTTTCTCACTACTTTGATCAACCGCACTATACACCGGACATTACACCTTTGAAATGTTACAGGCAGATGACACACTCCAGGCTGATATCACGGCTTAAAAATAAAAAGATCCCTCAGGGTCTGCAGGATAAGGCTTTTCGCCATTTGTCCCGGCAGCCGCCATAAGTAGCAATACTTACCAAACTTCAAGCCAGATTGAAGTTTGAAGATCAAAGATAACTCAACACGAGACCCGCAAATACAATGGCTCCGACCCAGTGGTTATTAAGAAATGCCCTGAAGCAGGCGTCACGCTCACGACGATGGGTTAACCATTGCTGATAAACGAAAAGGGCTGCAACAGCCAACAGTGAAAGATAATAGAGAGCACCTGACTCCAGTTGATGGCCTACCATGGCCAGTGTCATCAGGGTAAGTACCTGCAGGCAACCTACGATCAGGTTATCCATCTCCCCAAATAGAATGGCTGTGGACTTGATCCCCACTTTCAGATCATCGTCACGGTCCACCATGGCGTATTGAGTATCGTAAGCCACCGTCCAGAAGAGATTGGCCAGAAACATCAGCCAGGCGATGTTTCCCAAGGCGCCACTCTGAGCCGCAAAAGCCATGGGGATCGACCAGCCAAAAGCAGCCCCCAAAACCACCTGGGGCAGATGAGTGTGTCTTTTTGCAAAAGGGTAAGCCAAGGCCAGCAAAAATCCGGCAAAAGAGAGCTGGACGGTAAGGGTATTGGTAAAGAGTACGAGAATGAAAGACAAAAGCACCATGCCGGAGAAATAAATCAGCGCTTCTTTTTCCTGAATTTTACCCGTTACCAGCGGTCGATGCTGTGTTCGCTTAACATGGCCGTCCACTTTCCTGTCTGCAAAGTCATTAATAACGCAGCCTGCACTGCGCATCAAAACCACGCCGACCGAAAAAATCACCAGATTCTTCAGACTCGGCACACCTTCTGCCGCCACCCAGAGTGCCCACATAGTAGGCCAGAACAACAGATAAATACCAATAGGCCGGTCCAGCCGGGCCAGCCGTAAAAAATCTTTTAAACGGGGAAATCGTTGCAGAACGACTTCAGTGACTGCTGATACCGCCATTGGTTTTCTGAATTGCATCATAATATTTAGCATTTTCGCCGTAAGCCTCCCTACTTTTAGAGGGGTGATATAAGGACTCCGTTTGAGTTTTTGACAGAACTATTTTTCAGTTCTATTTTTACTTCGGCTTTTACTGACAGCTATCGAAAACCAACTGGTTATCAGTAACTTAAAGCCCAGAATTTAAAGTCTAAACCGGAAGGGCTGTCCGGTTCTGCCTGTGGAGGCTTCTGTGTAAGTCTGGTTGTTATGAACCAGCAGCAGCCTATGAAGCAGGAAGCTCCTACGTCCTACGTAGGAGAGCAGTCACCTGCTTATCTGCATCTTTCTTATCATCGCTGAGATTCTTATTGCTCATCGCCCTGAATCATGACCGGTATCGCCAGTTTATCAGGTCAGGGCCGGTTCTCAATCAGGCGATGACCAGACTGACTGCGGAAATCGCTACATTTCCGGAGGTGAGTGCTTCAGCAAACAAACAATCATCCTTGTTGAGAATATCGGTGAGCTTTAAGGTTCAGGATGCTTCGACATGACTCTTCAGAACTTTTCTGTCTGTCCAGACAGGTCCGGCAAAAAGATTTCACAAACAGATATAGACTTTTCGTGCAAATAAAATAACGACCGCCTTCCCCAGGCTGTTTCATCCGAGTATTTTTCCACCAGATGAGGATTAAACTGACGAGCCGGCAGTTCCGCTACCTCAAATGGCCCCCGACGCATACCGGGATGATTAAATAAAAACTCCCCCAGAGGTTTACTGCCCAGTTGCAGCAGCTCCCTGTTCGTACCAATAAGGCTGCTGTGAGGCAATACACTTCGTGCAAACACCCTGGGTCGGCCACCACAGATCAGCAGAACCTCCCTGATAGAAGCCATTTTGCTGCAATGTCTGCTTCTGAATGATCCTGCCAACTCAGCAGATGTGGACGTAGCCTTTGACTGTTCATAGTTATTGAGAAACTTCAGCTCCGAATAGGTTGGCATAAAGGTCCCATGACGAATAACCTGAACCCTGAAGTCGCCGTCAAACTCATGTTTCAAACGCTGAGTCAGGGAACCACTGTCCAGCAGCCAGTCTCTCCAGGGCTCTGGAATCTGCTGTTTCAAATAATGTCTCGGCTTCCAGGGCAAGCCTGAAAAATCAATAAAAGGCACCCTCACTCCTGCTGCACGAATCCAATTCCCCAGAACTGCCCCGGGAGAAAACAAGGCAGCTCACCGTGACACTCCCCGCCTTGTCAGGCGAGGCTTCTGACTTCACAGGCTGCAACCAGCCTATAACGACCGGACTTACGCAGAAGCCTCCATCAGCAGTAACCGGGTGCCCCTCGGTTATTTATTGGTCTTTTGTTTGATTTGCCGCTGCCTTAACGGGTCACTCAGGTATGAGTTCATCTGGTTCTTCAGTGGCGGTTGGGCAGTTGGCTCTGCCTTAATTTTTTGTTAACAGTGCTTGGTTTTCGTCACCGTGAGTCTCTATTGAGACAGACCGACGGTGAATGTAGCCAACTATGTACAAACACGCAAGCGGGAGGCTCTGCGCCTGCGCGCCACGATCTACGCGGCCCGACCTTCACGCCTTATACCCCCGCCCGATTGAGGGTGTCACAAAACTCCAACAGCTCGTTCCCATGCTCTGAGGTCGTCATTCCCGCGAAGGCGGGAATCCAGCGCCAACGGTGGATCTCTGCCTTCTCGGGGATGACAAGGCCAGGGGGGCACCGGGCAGTAGGGTTCTGGTGGTGAGTCAGTGAGGATTCCCGCCTTCGCGGGAATGACGAGAATGAAGTCGGGAATGACGAGAATGAAGTCGGGAATGACGAGAATGAAGCCGGGAATGACGGGAGTCAATTCGTTCGCACGTTGGAGAGAGTTTTGCGACACCCTCTGGAGCATGGGAGCCAGAGTTTTGCGACACCCTCGACAGGGCGGGGAGCAGTCACGGTTTCCTCAATTTCTTTCTGCCTGACGTTAATGGACACAACCGGATTCTTTTCTATGCTTCCTGCCAATGGTATAAATCATCCCCAAGGGATGATCGAAAACTATAAATCAGGATCCGCGCATGGCTGTCGTAAAACGTATGCCCCAAAAGACCGGTCGTATCAGAACCGAGAGGGTTCGGCTGATTTTGAAAGCTGCCGAACAGGAATTTGCCCGGCATGGATTCGGGGGAGCCACAATCCAGCGTATAGCTGACCTGGCCGATTTGCCAAAACCGACTGTCTTGTATTACTTCAGTAACAAGCAGGAAATTTATGACGAAGTTCTTACCAACATTTTGAATCTCTGGAATGACAAACTGAACAACTTTCACCCAAAAGATGACCCTGCAGAGTCACTTGAGCGGTATATCCGTTCAAAGATAGAAGTCTCCAGAAAATATCCCACGGCCAGCCGAATTTTTGCCAGTGAAATCATTCATGGCTGCCAGCAGCTGTCTCCGTCCATGAAGGACTCTACCCAGCAGTGGTTTAAAAACAAAACAGAGATTTTTCAGCATTGGATGGATGAGGGCAAAATGGCCCGGGTAGAGCCCATGCACCTGATTTTTATGATTTGGGGATCGACTCAGCATTACGCTGACTATGAAAAGCAGATCTGCCTTATCATGAACAAAAAGAAACTGCCTGCCTCAACCTACGATAAAGCCGCTGACACTATCTGCGACATTGTCCTTCGTGGCTGCGGTCTGAAAGTTTGAGAAACGATAAAAATATTGTAGAGTCACAAGATAAAATGAAACGGGCAGATTAACACGCGAGTCACTGCCATAAACTGCTGTGTCGGCGGTCTATGGTAATTGGCAGCTTATTGCTCTATCCAGACCGTCCTGCTCATAACAAGAGGCAGATAATGAAAGTCTGGATAAAACACCCCCTGGCCACTTTCACCGCAAACAGTCAGGACGCCGGTAACGGCGTGGTGATTGATGAAAGCTCCGGCAAGATCACAGAACTGGTTCCTTCGGGACAGTCTCCGAAAGTCTCCTATGATCAAAGCTATGACGCTTCCGGACAGGTTCTCCTTCCCGGTTTGATCAATACTCACCACCATCTTTATCAGACCCTGACCCGCGCCTTCCCTCCAGCACTGAATAAAAAACTCTTTCCCTGGCTGCAAACGCTTTATCCTTTTTGGGCCAGACTGAAGCCAGAAATGCTGTTTAACGCCACTCAGCTGGGACTGACAGAACTGCAGCAGTCCGGTTGTACAACAGTGGCAGATCATCACTACCTTTTCCCGGAAGCACTCACAGAAGCCATTGATATTCAGGTGAAGGCCGCTGACAGTATTGGCAGCCGGGTCATGTTGACTCGGGGTTCCATGAGCCTTGGAGAGAAGGATGGCGGCCTTCCTCCCCAGACAACCGTGCAAACGGAAACAGAGATACTCGACGACTCCGAACGTCTGATTCATCGTTATCATGAGTCAGAAGAAGGGGCAAAGGTTCAAATTGCCCTGGCACCCTGCTCTCCTTTTTCAGTCAGCACAGAGTTGATGAAAGAGACCGCCAGACTGGCCCGTAAACACAATGTTCGATTGCATACTCACCTGGCTGAAACCCATGATGAAGACAACTTCTGCATCGAGCGGTTCGGTCTACGGCCACTGGATTACCTGGAATCTGTGGATTGGCTGGCTGACGATGTCTGGCTGGCCCACGGCATTCACTTCAATGACGATGAAATCAAAAGAATGGGACAGGCGGGCTTGGGCATCTGTCACTGCCCTACCTCGAATATGTTGCTGGCATCGGGCATCTGCCGTACTAAAGAACTGGCGTCTGCAGGCGCGCATGTCGGGCTGGGTGTGGATGGCTCTGCTTCAAACGACGGCTCCAATATGATGCAGGAAGTCCGTCAGGCTTTGCTGATCAATCGTCTGCGTTACGCCGCAGATGAAGTCACTCATCTCGATGCCTTGTACTGGGCAACAAAAGGTTCAGCCAGAGTGCTTGGCAGGAGCGATATTGGAGAACTGGCCGAAGGAAAGCAGGCCGACCTTGCTCTTTTCAGCCTGAATGAGTTGCGTTTCAGTGGCAGCCATGACCCACTGGCAGCACTGGTTCTTTGTGGAGGCCACAGAGCAGCTGCCGTTATGTGTGCAGGAAAGTGGCTGATTAAAGATGCAACACTGCTTCATCTTGATCAAGAGGCCATCATGGCTGCACACCAGCTTTCTGCCAGAAAGCTGGTGTCTTGAGAGGCTGTCGTAAATCTCTGGTTCCCATGCTCCAGAGATTTACGACGGGGAACGAGTTGTAGGGTATGACGGAAGTAATCAGGAAGTAGTTTCTTCTTGGATGGCTCCCGAAGACGCATTAATATTTTTCACCACTTTCCTCTGATCGCTGGAGTCAGGCCCGGAATCTTCAGGCAAAACCAGAGTCAGTAAAATAGCGGTCAGACCTCCGGTGGTAATTGCCGAGCTGAAAATGTTTTTGACCAATTCCGGCATCTGGCTCAGCACCCCGGGCACAATAGTGACGCCCAGCCCCATACCGATGGACACAGCAATGATCATTACCTGCCGACGATCAAGCGACCCTGAAGCCAGAATGCGAATACCTGAGGCAGCCACCGTGCCAAACATAACCAATGTAGCCCCACCCAGCACAGGCTTGGGAATCTGCATCAGGATGGCCCCGAGTATCGGGAAAAGTCCCATCACTAAAAACAATCCGGCAATGATATAGCCAACAAACCGACTGGCGACACCGGTCATTTGAATCACACCATTGTTCTGGCTAAATGTTGTCGTTGGAAAGCTGTTCAGGCAGGCTGCGGTCAGAGAGTTCACGCCATCAGCCAAAATTCCGCCACGAATTCGCTCAACGTATTCATCACCCTCAATTGGTTCACCCGAAAGTTTTGCTGTCGCAGTGAGGTCACCGGTAGATTCAATGGTCGTTATGACATAAATGAGAGCAATTGGAATGAATAGCTCCCAATCGAAAGTCATTCCGTATTTAAAAGGCACTGGAGGGGTAAATAATACCGAGTCCGATAATCCCTGCAGAGTCATTTTACCGGTATAAAGTGTTATCAGGCTGCCCACCAGCAAGCCAAGGAAGATCGCTGAGAGACGCACCATGGGACGAGAGCTGCGATTAAAAAAGATCACAGTCGCTAACACGGTGATGCTCACTGCAAGGTTGCTCAGTGCACCAAAATCAGGCGCATTGAAGCCACCGGCCATATCGGTCACAGCTACCTTGATCAGGCTGAGACCAATCAGTGAAATAACAATTCCGGTAATGGTTGGCGTAATGATCTTGCGCAGTTTATGGAAAAAGCGGCTCAGGACAATCTCGATAAATGCCCCGAAAAAACAAAGACCTGTCATCAGTGCAATAATCTCTTCACTGCTACCTCCCCGGCTTTTAACCACAAAACCGGCGGCAATCAGGGAACTCAAAAACGCAAAACTGGTTCCCTGAATACTCAACAGACCAGACCCCAGGGGACCAAACCGTCTGGCCTGGATAAAGGTACCTATCCCTGAGGCAATGAGCGCCATACTGATCAGGTAAGGAATATGCTCTCCCAAACCCAACACCCCACCGATGACCAGGGTCGGTGTCACAACCCCCATAAAGCTGGCTATCATATGTTGCAGGGCACTGAAAAAAGCCCGAGATAATGGCGGTTTGTCGTTTAATTGGTGGATGAGTTCGGGATTATGAGTCTGGCTATTCATGCATACTCCTGCCGTCTTTTTTTGTTATACAGAGGGAGTATTGCAATTCCTTGACCAATTGTTCAATTTTTTTGGGGTATTCAAAATAGTATGTGGATTGACTGGTTTTATGGGCCCATTGTTCAGGGGTGTACAAATACCAGCGCAACCAGCCTGCCAGGGGCGAGCCTTTCCCTCCTGAGCCTGTGACAAGCAGAAATCAATCACTTGAATTTACATCATCAAACTTTCGTTTCCGATGTTGCCTTCTGTGATTCGACAGGGCTTTCGCGTTTGGCAGGGTCTTCCGGCACTCTGGGCAAGTTTGCTCTCCGGTGTGATCTCTTCTTCTGTGATTCGACAGGGCTTGAGCGTGTGGCAGGGTCGTCTGGCACTCTGGGCAGGTTTGCTCTCCGGTGTGATATCGATTTTTGTGAACCGACAGGGCTTGAGCGTTTAGCAGGGGCTTCTGACACTGAGGGCAGATTTGCTCTCCGGTGTGATCTTTTCTTTTGTGATCCGTCAGGGCTTGAGCGCTTGCCAGGGTCTTCCGGCACTCAGGGCAAGTTCGCCCTCCGGTGTGATATTGATTTTTGTGAGCCGACAGGGCTTTCGCGTTTGGCAGGAGCTTCTGGCAATCGGGGCAGGTTTGTTCTCCGGTGTGATATTGACTTTTGTGAACCGACAGGGCTTGAGCGTTTGGCAGGGTCTTCTGGCACTCAGGGCAGGTTTGCTTTCCGGTGTGATCTTTTCTTTTGTGAATCGCCAGGTCTTGAGCGTTTGGCAGGGGCTTCTGGCACTCAGGACAGATTTGCTCTCCGGTGTGTTCTTTTCTTTTGTGAACTGCCAGGGCTTGAGCGTTTGGCAGAAGCTTATGGCACTCAGGGCAGGTTTGCTTTCCGGTGTGATTTTTTCTTTTGTGATCCCAAAGGGCTTTAGCGTTAGGTAAGGGCTTCTGGCACTCAGGGCAGGTTTGCTCTTCGGCGTGATCTTTTCTTTTGTGAAGCGTCAGGGCATGAGCGTTTGGCAAGGGCTTCTGGCAATCAGGACAGGTTCGTTCTCCGGTGTGACATTGACTTTTGTGAGTGTTCAATGAGGTTCGAGAGCTAAGTAATTTTTCACAGCCATGGTGATGACATCGGTATTTTTCGGAGCCTGCCTCCTTTTGTTTTTTCACAGAAGTTGGATTTAGTTTTAATGATGGACCGGTTGTGCTGTCAGCTCCTGAGACAACTGTCGGTGCTTCAGCAGGATGGCTTGCCGGGCCAGATTCCTGATCGCTTTTTTGCAAATAGACATCTGTTGTGCTAGCGAAAGAGTCGTCTGAGGTTGAACGACACCGGGTACTTTTGGAAGGAGCAAAGATACAGAGTCCTTTTTGATTACAACAGGGCTGTTCGTGGCAATTTTTGTCAAGGCTATGTCGGGAGTCGGTGGGCCGGCCCGAATTTTCATCATTATGGTCGTTGTCGTATAAATAATGTGATTTTTCTGAATGACTATTGAATGACTGACCGTGATCCTCTGGCCCCGTCGTCCGGGAATAGTTACCGCCACCCGTTCCATACATCAAAGTGATGATCTGAAGTTTGTTTCGCCGACAGGGTTTGTCATCGGGTAGCACGCCTGACCCTGAATATCCGTTTGTGCTGGTCATGTGTGATGATTCGTTTTGCATCAGCCTCCAGTCGGTCATTGGCATTGCAGTTAATATGCCCGGCTCAGTTTTTATAGAAAAACTCTGGCTTGTCGAAGCCCCATTCTGATAAACCTCAACGATAAAACCATAAGTCTGCGGCTCAACCGGGCAGACGAAAGGCAAAAAGGCCAATACGTACGAGAGTAGACTTTTAATACTTCTATCCTTTTTTTTCCAGGGATAGGAGCAGTGAGGATAGACGATAGGAAGTTTGGGAGTTTTTCAATGTTGGCAAACTCTATAGGAATTACAAAGCGCATATAGATAACCTACTGACGTATAATACCAATCGTGCTTTCTAACTGCCGTAATGAGCATGGAGATTTGAGTCTTGAGACAAGGCGGCGTGAGGAGTCATAGCCTTAGCTATGGCGAAGATCGCCAACGCAGGATTAGGGCTCAAATCTTCAGCGCAACGGGGAGTTAGAAAGTTCGACTGGTATAAATACGAATATTTTTTCCAATAGGGTTTAAGGGCTGCTTGCTGAAGAAGATTGCCTTCCATGTCTTTTGTCATCGGTTAACCCCATCAGGTGATAGACAGATGGACGTGAGCATTGCACTTCAGATCATGCCCAAAAGTGTGCAGTGCCTTTTCCTCCTGAGCCTGTTGCAAGCAGAAATCAATCACTTAACTTTGCATCATCAAGCTTTCGTTTTCTGTGTAGCCTTCTGTGATCCGACAGGGCTCTCACGTTTGACAGGGTCTTCTGGCACTCCGGGCAAGTTTGCTCTCCCGTGTGATATCGACTTTTGTGAGCCGACAGGGCTTGAGCATTTGGCAGGGTCGTCTGGCACTCAGGGCAGGTTTGCTCTCCGGTGTGTTCTTTTCTTTTGTGAGCCGACAGGGCTTCAGTGTTCGGCAGGGTCTTCTGGCACTCAGGGCAGGTTTGCTCTCCCGTGTGATATTTTCTTTTATGATACGACAGGGCTTTCGCGTTTCGCAGGATCTTCTGGCACTCAGGGCAGGTTTGCTCTCCGGTGTGATATCGACTTTTGTGAGCCGACAGGGCTTGAGCATTTGGCAGGGTCTTCTGGCACTCCGGGCAAGTTTGCTCTCCGGTGTGATATTTTCTTTTATGATCCGACAGGGCCTGAGCGTTTGGCAGGGTCTTCTGGCACTCAGGGCAGGTCTGTTCTCCGGTGTGATCTTTTCTTTTGTGATCCCACAGGGCTTGAGCGCTTGGCAGGGTCTTCTGGCACTCAGGGCAGGTTTGTTCTCCGCTGTGATATTTTCTTTTGTGATTCGACAGGGCTTGAGCGTTTGACAGGATCTTCTGGCACTCAGGGCAGGTTTGCTCTCCGGTGTGTTCTTTTCTTCTATGATTCGACAGGGCTTGAGCGCTTGCCAGGGTCTTCTGGCACTCAGGGCAGGTTTGCTCTCCGCTGTGTTTTTTTCTTTTGTGATTCGACAAGGCTAGAGAGTTTGGCAGGGTCTTCTGGCACTCAGGGCAGGTTTGCTCTCCGGTGTGATCTTTTCTTCTATGATTCGACAGGGCTTGAGCGCTTGCCAGGGTCTTCTGGCACTCAGGGCAGGTTTGCCCTCCGCTGTGATATTGGCTTTTGTGATTCGACAGGGCCTGACTGTTTGCCAAGGCCTTCTGGCACTCAGGGCAGATTTTCTCTCCGGTGTGTTCTTTTCTCTTGTGAATCGACAGGGCTTTCGCGTTTGGCAGGGTCTTATGGCACTCAGGGCAAGTTTGCTCTCCGGTGTGTTCTTTTCTTCTGTGAGTCAACAGGGCTTGAGCGTTTGGCAGTGTCTTCTGGCACTCAGGGCAGGTTTGCTCTCCGGTGTGTTCTTTTCTTTTGTGATCGCACAGGGCTTGAGCGTTTGGCAGGGTCTTCTGGCATTCTGGGCAGGTTTGCTCTCCGGTGTGATATTGACTTTTGTGAGCCGACAGGGCCTGACTGTTTGCCAAGGTCTTCTGGCACTCAGGGCAGGTTTGCTCTCCGGTGTGATCTTTTCTTTTGTGAACCGCCAGG
This window harbors:
- a CDS encoding C2H2-type zinc finger protein, with the translated sequence MTDWRLMQNEPSQMVSTNGYSGSGTPPDDKPSRRNKPQIITLMYGTGGGNYSRTTESEDHGQSFNRHSEKSHYLYDNDNNDEHSGRPTDSRHSLDKNCHEQPCCNQQRVCIFAPSTSTRCRSTSDDSYACRTDVYLQTGGQESGPVSHTAEGLTVASVADSTTGSSLKLNPPPAKKQRKAGPKKYACNHPDCEKSFSSQGSLKTHKSQYHSGLQICPDCHKPLPNAQALAVHKRKDHTGEQTCPECQKTLANSQALSAHKSQYHTGEQTCPECQKTLPNAQALCDHKRKEHTGEQTCPECQKTLPNAQALLTHRRKEHTGEQTCPECHKTLPNAKALSIHKRKEHTGEKICPECQKALANSQALSNHKSQYHSGGQTCPECQKTLASAQALSNHRRKDHTGEQTCPECQKTLPNSLALSNHKRKKHSGEQTCPECQKTLASAQALSNHRRKEHTGEQTCPECQKILSNAQALSNHKRKYHSGEQTCPECQKTLPSAQALWDHKRKDHTGEQTCPECQKTLPNAQALSDHKRKYHTGEQTCPECQKTLPNAQALSAHKSRYHTGEQTCPECQKILRNAKALSYHKRKYHTGEQTCPECQKTLPNTEALSAHKRKEHTGEQTCPECQTTLPNAQALSAHKSRYHTGEQTCPECQKTLSNVRALSDHRRLHRKRKLDDAKLSD